The proteins below are encoded in one region of Mya arenaria isolate MELC-2E11 chromosome 15, ASM2691426v1:
- the LOC128220416 gene encoding protein FAM124A-like isoform X1: METYLKRTYKQRVAKARRAQEETESYPFWDYRSRRGSVSASTSGTSSSGSSSFDGCSLSSLSSIRSAEATDVGSADSSCASSESDVVMVTSDPRRLQLHFLVHQHEVLPLAELYRPVVDWVDADLHIFKVSSPTHDDDNVNQSFNQPQRVARMPSIAVMLFLSEEGPLGYERIQSAKRRFEKPPWRFHHSEQVGQGKINLYPYNSTDYFYTSEELPLWALRMVHCGKEFLRIVLFTSEESWNDMIAFYKLIIGFEPDTSKDDFCLFTVYSRGHYDVQLALKKLKGDTSPRPLNSVKLQFRVPDVGSLVPLFPNVCKPVSDNVWETKDHDGNVITIDVTGKPRPTSSTPTDSRNVTSHSRSSSRSSRSSRTSNGSTNSEHSDNKSVQSLTSVTSSSISSSMTSVSSDRSTSSFAISVTSRDSEDVPPKLPPRVPLRKAPPRPPKLLPKPKECLASLQGFYV, translated from the exons ATGGAGACGTACTTGAAACGGACGTACAAGCAGAGAGTGGCGAAGGCCAGACGTGCGCAGGAGGAGACGGAGAGCTACCCATTTTGGGATTACAG GTCGCGGCGAGGCAGCGTGTCAGCATCCACTTCCGGTACATCGTCGTCTGGTTCCTCCTCATTTGACG GGTGCAGCCTGTCGTCCCTATCCTCCATCCGGTCAGCGGAGGCAACAGACGTTGGAAGCGCGGACTCGAGCTGCGCGAGCTCGGAGTCTGACGTCGTCATGGTGACCAGCGATCCCCGACGGCTTCAGCTCCACTTCCTGGTACACCAGCACGAG GTGTTGCCGCTGGCAGAGCTGTACCGCCCGGTGGTGGACTGGGTGGACGCTGACCTCCATATATTCAAGGTCAGCTCCCCCACACACGACGATGACAACGTTAACCAGTCATTCAACCAGCCCCAGCGTGTCGCGCGCATGCCCAGCATTGCAGTCATGCTCTTCCTGAGCGAGGAAGGACCACTAGGGTATGAGCGGATACAGTCCGCGAAACGACGGTTTGAAAAACCGCCCTGGAGGTTTCACCATTCGGAACAAGTCGGTCAAGGAAAAATAAACTTGTATCCCTACAACAGTACGGACTACTTTTATACGTCAGAGGAGCTTCCGCTCTGGGCGCTACGAATGGTGCATTGTGGGAAGGAGTTTCTAAGAATAGTGCTATTTACCAGTGAAGAATCATGGAACGATATGATTGCGTTTTACAAGTTGATAATTGGTTTTGAACCGGACACAAGTAAAGACGATTTCTGTTTGTTTACAGTGTACTCTCGTGGCCATTATGACGTGCAACTCGCGTTGAAGAAGCTTAAGGGGGACACCTCACCACGTCCACTTAATTCCGTAAAACTACAATTTAGAGTGCCAGATGTTGGAAGTTTAGTCCCCCTGTTTCCCAATGTGTGCAAACCGGTCTCGGATAATGTTTGGGAAACGAAGGACCACGACGGCAACGTCATTACAATTGACGTCACAGGCAAACCTCGGCCTACGTCATCGACACCAACAGACAGTCGAAACGTGACGTCACATTCGAGATCGTCATCACGTTCATCACGATCATCCCGAACATCAAACGGTTCCACAAATTCGGAACACTCGGACAACAAATCCGTGCAATCATTGACATCAGTGACGTCATCATCTATATCGTCATCGATGACGTCAGTTTCTAGTGACAGATCGACGTCAAGTTTTGCGATTAGTGTGACGTCACGGGATTCTGAGGACGTTCCCCCAAAGTTACCACCGAGGGTACCTCTGAGAAAGGCTCCTCCGCGACCACCGAAATTACTTCCGAAACCGAAAGAGTGCTTAGCCTCGCTTCAGGGCTTTTATGtctaa
- the LOC128220416 gene encoding protein FAM124A-like isoform X2, with protein sequence MVTSDPRRLQLHFLVHQHEVLPLAELYRPVVDWVDADLHIFKVSSPTHDDDNVNQSFNQPQRVARMPSIAVMLFLSEEGPLGYERIQSAKRRFEKPPWRFHHSEQVGQGKINLYPYNSTDYFYTSEELPLWALRMVHCGKEFLRIVLFTSEESWNDMIAFYKLIIGFEPDTSKDDFCLFTVYSRGHYDVQLALKKLKGDTSPRPLNSVKLQFRVPDVGSLVPLFPNVCKPVSDNVWETKDHDGNVITIDVTGKPRPTSSTPTDSRNVTSHSRSSSRSSRSSRTSNGSTNSEHSDNKSVQSLTSVTSSSISSSMTSVSSDRSTSSFAISVTSRDSEDVPPKLPPRVPLRKAPPRPPKLLPKPKECLASLQGFYV encoded by the exons ATGGTGACCAGCGATCCCCGACGGCTTCAGCTCCACTTCCTGGTACACCAGCACGAG GTGTTGCCGCTGGCAGAGCTGTACCGCCCGGTGGTGGACTGGGTGGACGCTGACCTCCATATATTCAAGGTCAGCTCCCCCACACACGACGATGACAACGTTAACCAGTCATTCAACCAGCCCCAGCGTGTCGCGCGCATGCCCAGCATTGCAGTCATGCTCTTCCTGAGCGAGGAAGGACCACTAGGGTATGAGCGGATACAGTCCGCGAAACGACGGTTTGAAAAACCGCCCTGGAGGTTTCACCATTCGGAACAAGTCGGTCAAGGAAAAATAAACTTGTATCCCTACAACAGTACGGACTACTTTTATACGTCAGAGGAGCTTCCGCTCTGGGCGCTACGAATGGTGCATTGTGGGAAGGAGTTTCTAAGAATAGTGCTATTTACCAGTGAAGAATCATGGAACGATATGATTGCGTTTTACAAGTTGATAATTGGTTTTGAACCGGACACAAGTAAAGACGATTTCTGTTTGTTTACAGTGTACTCTCGTGGCCATTATGACGTGCAACTCGCGTTGAAGAAGCTTAAGGGGGACACCTCACCACGTCCACTTAATTCCGTAAAACTACAATTTAGAGTGCCAGATGTTGGAAGTTTAGTCCCCCTGTTTCCCAATGTGTGCAAACCGGTCTCGGATAATGTTTGGGAAACGAAGGACCACGACGGCAACGTCATTACAATTGACGTCACAGGCAAACCTCGGCCTACGTCATCGACACCAACAGACAGTCGAAACGTGACGTCACATTCGAGATCGTCATCACGTTCATCACGATCATCCCGAACATCAAACGGTTCCACAAATTCGGAACACTCGGACAACAAATCCGTGCAATCATTGACATCAGTGACGTCATCATCTATATCGTCATCGATGACGTCAGTTTCTAGTGACAGATCGACGTCAAGTTTTGCGATTAGTGTGACGTCACGGGATTCTGAGGACGTTCCCCCAAAGTTACCACCGAGGGTACCTCTGAGAAAGGCTCCTCCGCGACCACCGAAATTACTTCCGAAACCGAAAGAGTGCTTAGCCTCGCTTCAGGGCTTTTATGtctaa
- the LOC128220438 gene encoding protein FAM124A-like, producing the protein MTQGLLRSITMDTYLRRTYAHKKAAEKDDFPFWDYRSRRGPLSCSNSSYSSTSSCDGSSISSISSRSESGSESISLSEHSDIDSLSPCDQHKMSIQFVTDSTEISSLEEVYQPIVNWIDPDLHILKITDKSECVDNEITSFDRTGARLPSVAMMVFLQEDGMVGFERIQSVKRYFEKSPWKFHHSEQVNKGAINPYPYNSRDFYYTAEELPLCAVRQVHTGKEFFRTVLFVSESNWTQMMQFYKLILGCEPDMKRDDFCLFTVSSYPNFDIQLALKKLQGDTKPRPLECVRLQFRVSDISNIMSLLPNVCRPLSDTRWQTTDNDGNVVILETPRYLTNSTFIDRCSLSERGSISGRSSRTDSFSQQTRNQNETGIQRERMRASLESRRKTSPQTQRSRSVLVDQKLVGKLKQENLAFRQQTMAAIREHHRHLDRTVTGETACSPSASCDPYVTETDTENMPEVGQSFYV; encoded by the exons GTCTCGCCGCGGCCCACTGTCCTGCTCCAACTCCAGCTACTCTTCAACCTCCTCGTGTGATG GCAGCAGCATCTCCTCCATAAGCTCACGATCGGAGTCCGGAAGTGAGAGTATCAGCCTCTCGGAGCACTCGGACATTGACTCCCTATCCCCCTGTGATCAACACAAGATGTCTATCCAGTTTGTTACGGACTCAACCGAGATTTCCTCACTGGAGGAAGTCTATCAACCAATCGTAAACTGGATTGACCCAGATTTGCATATTCTTAAAATAACTGACAAATCAGAATGCGTTGACAATGAAATTACGTCATTTGATAGAACAGGTGCGCGTTTGCCGAGTGTGGCTATGATGGTGTTCCTTCAGGAAGATGGAATGGTAGGGTTTGAAAGAATACAGTCAGTAAAAAGATACTTTGAGAAATCCCCTTGGAAGTTCCACCATTCCGAACAAGTTAATAAAGGTGCTATAAACCCCTATCCATATAACAGTCGGGATTTCTATTACACAGCGGAGGAACTTCCATTGTGTGCAGTGCGGCAGGTGCACACTGGTAAGGAATTCTTCCGCACGGTACTATTTGTTAGTGAATCGAACTGGACACAAATGATGCAGTTTTATAAACTAATTCTCGGTTGTGAACCGGACATGAAACGAGACGATTTTTGTCTATTCACCGTGTCTTCGTATCCAAACTTTGACATTCAGCTCGCCCTGAAGAAGCTCCAAGGAGACACGAAACCGAGGCCACTAGAATGTGTTCGTTTACAGTTCCGTGTTAGTGATATAAGCAACATTATGTCTCTTTTGCCAAACGTCTGCAGGCCCTTATCAGATACGCGATGGCAGACGACAGATAACGACGGTAACGTCGTCATTCTTGAGACGCCACGTTACTTAACCAACAGTACGTTCATTGACAGGTGTTCATTATCAGAGCGAGGCTCTATATCAGGAAGAAGTTCTAGAACTGACTCGTTCTCACAGCAGACGAGAAATCAAAACGAGACTGGAATTCAGCGCGAACGTATGCGCGCGAGTTTGGAAAGCAGACGAAAAACTAGCCCTCAAACTCAGCGATCTAGGTCAGTGCTGGTTGACCAGAAACTTGTGGGTAAACTAAAACAAGAGAATCTAGCGTTTAGGCAGCAGACGATGGCGGCTATCCGGGAGCACCACCGCCACCTGGACCGCACCGTCACAGGAGAAACAGCGTGCTCGCCTTCCGCTTCATGTGACCCATATGTGACTGAAACTGACACCGAGAATATGCCGGAAGTGGGACAAAGCTTCTATGTGTAA